The region TTAACATCCACTTTGTTATTGTCATCAGTTTTGACGGCAATAAAGTTACTACGGCCAATGCCCAGTACATCCGCGGCTTTACCCAATGAGTAATGACCACGCTCAGACACCAACACTGCCAGGCCTTTATAGCCATAATGCAGCATCGCAGCCATGATCCCTTCGCTGGCAAGCCCTTTAAAGTCACCGTCCGGGCCCAGCAGACGGTTGCGGGCGATCCACAAAGCCGTAATGTTGGCAATGGTGCCGCCAGAGCAAAATGCCCCAAGGGCTGTCTTGGCACTGTGCATCCACTTTTCATAAAAGCCGTCATTTTCACCGTAGGCCAGATGGTGCATCATGCCTAATACTTGGCGCTCCAATGGCGTAAATGCCTTTGAAGTTTCTATTTTTACCAGGTTTTGGTTAAGCCCCACCATCAATTTAGACAGCGGCAGAACAAAGTGCGGCAATGCGGACGTCATATGGCCGATAAAACTTGGCGACGCGGTATGAACAGAATGCGCGACCAGTTGCTCCATAATATCCTGAGCATAATCAGACACAAACATCGGTTCTTCCGGGATCATTGCCGACTGAAAGTCTTTCTCTATCTCGTGCAATGGTTTTTCGATTGCGGCGATGTTTTCATTCAGAAAGCCAGCCAGATTACTGGAAATTTCCTGCTCTATCACACTTAACGTGGAGCTGGGTGCTTCTGGAACGGTAAAGATACGCATTAAGCTTTCTTCAGAAGCGACTGCACAACGCTTTGGACCCATTTTAATACCTAATCATGCGTGGGTAACTGATGTCGGGAGTTACCTTGCCAAGTTGATACGAAATGACTAACTTTACTGTAAAGCGATGGGAAAGTCTGCAATGCCGTCAAAAAAAATGAACTCTGCTTGATATTTTGATGAACCTCTGATGACACAGTAAAGAGAGTCAACCCAACCCTTTAGTACGATTCATGTAATGATTAGGGTTCAAAACTAGCGCGAATTCGTTAAATATTTTGTCAGCAATGTGAGAAATGGATAGTATTAGGAACAATCCACGCCATCAGACTTAAAGACTCAAACGGAAACTGACATGAATAAACGGAATTTTGCCCTAAAGGCGCTATCTCTGACCTGGATAGTCATAGGCTTTGTGATTTTTGTTGCCTCTTTGTCGGCTTATGTGCTCTACACCTATCATCAGACTCGCTCCACCATAATAAAAGGTATAGATCAAAAGCTACTGATGGCCGCACGCAGTACTCAGCTGATACTGGGCGATGATTATCATGACAGACTCAATGAAGTCAGTAGCGAAGAATACCGGCACAAAAGCGCCCAATTGTCGCAACTGGCTCAACATCTGGGCGTAGAATATGTCTATGCCATGATTTACGATGCCCCTTCTGTAAGGTTCAGCGCCTCCAGCTATACTCAGAATGACGTTTTACAGGACAAAGTCACCCGCAAGCTGGACTTGTATGCAGAAGCCACCGCAGTAAATAAAAGCGCCTTTCGCTCAACTCAGCCCTTGTACGAAGTCTCACAAGACAAATGGGGGCACTTTAAAACCATTTTTATCCCTTATGTGACACGTGACGGGCGGGTTTACCTCACCGGCGCTGACATTAAAACCTCACATATTCAAACTGAGCTGGCCAAAAGCGTTAAAGAAGCCTTGTTTACGGCTTGCTTTTTCTTTGCTATTGCTTTGCTGGTTGCCGGTATGTATTTATTAATACTGAGGAAAACACTTACTACCGATGCGCGCACCGGATTCCCGAACCGCCTGGCTCTGGAGCAGGATCTGGCCAAAAGCCCAAATCAGCACCTGAGCCTGGCTATTGTCGCAATTAAAGAGCTGGAAGAGATCGTCAGCTTTTATGGCACAGATGTTGGCGACGAAATCATGCGTAAAGTGATGACCCACTTTAGTGAGTTCACCGTGCCATTTAAAGTCTATCGCCTTGCGACCGCCAAGCTGGTGCTGCTCAGTGATGCCAATAAGGGTGAACACTACCTGAGTAGCCTGATTAATGAATTCCCAACGACTACGCCTATCCTGCAGGATCCACATTTATACATTCAGGTCACCGCAGGGATCGCCAGTGGCAATAAGCGCCTGTTACTGGAAAATGCGTTTATTGCCTGTCGTCAGGCACAACAAAAGCAGCAACGCGTGTGCTTGTATGGCCAGGATCCTACGCAGATAAAGACAATTCAGGAGTCACATATTGCCATAGCAAAAACGGTGCAAAGTGCGTTTGAGCAACATCGAATTTTGCCTTATTTTACGCCACGAATGGGCACGCAGAGTAAAGTGGTTGAGCAGTACCACTGCACCCCCAGAGTGCTGACTGAACAAGGTCTGATCCTGCGGCCTGACTCCTTTTCAGACGTTATCCGCCACTCCAGATTGAGCTCACAACTGACCAAAGTGATGTTGGAGTTGTGCACCGCACATTTTCGTAAATCACACCATGCGTGGAGCATGCAGTTGAGCTGGCAGGACCTGGCCGACCCGCAAATGATGGAATTTATTTTTGCCCAGCTTCGGCGTTATCCGCAACCGGCCAAAATCACCTTTGAGCTCGAAGAGCAGGAGGTGATTGAGCACTTTGCCGATATGCGGGTGTATATCAATGTACTGAAAAGCAAAGGCGTGAATATTATGGTGGCATCGAGTAACAGCGGCTTGCTGACCATCAGCAGAGTACTAAAACTCACCATAGACAGCGTAAAACTGACATCCAGTGTCATTGAACAGCTTGGTGAAGATACCGAACTGCACGAATACATTGAGCACATTGCAAAGCTTTGCCACGAGCGCCAAATCGCACTGCTGGTCGACGGTGTACAAAGTAAATATCAGCTGGAACAGCTACTGGATTGTAATGTGAAGCTGGTTGAGGGAAGCCTGATTGGCACACCCGGACCACACATCCACATCAGCTCGGACAACCTGAGCAAAGGTTTACAAGCAAGCGCCTGAACGAACACCGGTGCGGTATTGCCTGGCTGCGCACCGGTGATACTGCGCTTATAACTGAGCGATCAGGCGGGTGCTTTGCTGCCCACTAGCCCAGTATTTACGTTCAAACGGCGTCATAGCCGTATCGCTTTCATAGGCACTGACCTCAGCCTCTTTACCAGCCAACTCAAGGCTGCGGGCAAACTCCTCAACGTAAATTGACCAGTTACTACGTAACTCCAGCCGGCCACCCAGCTCAACGATATAAGGGAAGACCGCTGCACCATGCCAGCGCCTTTGCAGGTGTTTAGCTTTCGGCCAGGGGTTGGGATAGAGCAAGTAATGGTGTGTTGGCTGCCAGTTGGCCTCACAGGCCAGACGCCAGAAGTCGTTCAGATCTGCCTGAACCAAAATATACTGCCCAGCCTCTGTTTGTTTGTATTCAATATCGTGCTTTTCAAGGCGATGTTCCGACTTGTCGATACCAATGACTAAAGCATCCGGATGCAGTTTTGCCAGATTCGCCGTACTTTCACCTACACCACAGCAGGAATCCAGAATAATGGGGCCATCGAATGCCTGCACTTTTTCATTCACCTGCTCAAAAGCCTGTTGAGTATGGGCCGCAATGGGTTTTTTGAACGGTGTGTTGAGGTGTTTCTGGACCACTTCGTCTAACTTTTCGTGGAGCCCAGCCTGATTACTGGTGATGCTTCTGGAGTTTGCGTCTGACATAACAGCGTATCAATGCTCATCGTCTGAAAAAATAATGGCGCTATTTTATCTCAGTCAGCTCGATTTAGTAAGCGGTAGTGTGGCAGAGCAACCTCTGCCACCTTTCAGATCAATGACGTAAACCAACGCCGCGCTTGATCAGGTTCAGTGCAACCGCGAACAGCACACTAATAAAACCAATCAACACGCCAAAGGCCAGTGTGATATCGACATCAGAGACGCCCAGAAAACCATAGCGGAAGGCATTCACCATGTAGATGATCGGATTTATCTGAGACACGCCCTGCCAGAACTCCGGCAACAAAGTGATGGAATAAAACACCCCGCCCAGATAAGTGAGGGGCGTCAGCACAAAGGTTGGAATGATGCTGATGTCATCAAAGCTATTAGCGAAAACCGCATTGATCAAACCACCCAGCGCAAAGACGGCTGAGGTCAGCAATACTGTCAGTACTATCACCGCCAAATTGTGAATTTGAATGTCCACAAACAGCAGGCTAACTAAAGTGACTATCAAACCCACCAGCATACCACGGGCCATGCCGCCACCCATATAACCCAGCACGATAATGTAGTTAGGCACTGGGGCCACTAACAATTCTTCAATGCTTTTCTGAAACTTAGTGGAATAGAAACTTGATGCCACATTGGAGTAAGAGTTGGTGATCACCGACATCATAATAAGACCCGGCACAATGAATTCCATGTAGCTAAACCCACCCATTTCACCAATACGTGAGCCGATCAGAGAACCAAATATCACAAAGTACAAGGTCATGGTGATGGCCGGTGGCACCAAAGTTTGCACCCAAATGCGCAAGAAACGGATACACTCTTTGATCCAGATACTTTTCAGTGCTACGCCGTAGTTTAAGATTTTCATTCGCTGCGCCCCTGTTCCAGTAACCCGACAAACAACTCTTCCAGTCGGTTTGCCTTATTTCGCATACTCAGCACCGTATTGCCCTGCTCATTAAGCTGGGTAAATACCCCGTTCAGACCCTGAGATTTAGCCACTTCGACTTCCAGTGTGTGGTCATCTGTCAGCGTATACTCATAGCCCTCTAGTTTTACTGGGTTGATGGGCGCTTTAAGGTCCAGCACAAAGGTTTCTTTGTCCAGCTTGGCCAGCAAGGCTTTAATGGTCGTGTGTTCAACGATTTTGCCCTGATCGATAATGGCGATATTGCGACACAGCAGCTCAGCTTCTTCCAGATAATGGGTGGTCAGGATAATGGTGATCCCCTGCGCGTTGATCTCACGCAGGAAGTCCCACATAGAGCGGCGCAGTTCAATATCCACCCCAGCAGTGGGTTCATCCAAAATCAACAGCTTTGGCTCATGCATCAGCGCACGGGCAATCATTAGCCGGCGTTTCATACCGCCCGATAAGGTGCGTGCCTGCTTGTCTTTTTTATCCAGCAAGCCCAGTTGCTTCAGGTATTTTTCGGCACGCTCGTGGGCCAGCGCACGCGGCACACCATAATAGCCGGCCTGATTGACCAAAATCTGATTGAGGGTTTCAAACTGGTTAAAGTTGAACTCCTGCGGCACCAGGCCAAGGTGAGATTTGGCTGCTTCCAGGTCAGTATCTATGCTGTGGCCAAATACTTCAACCTGACCCGCCGTTTTGTTCACCAAAGATGAAATAACCCCTATGGTAGTCGACTTACCCGCACCATTTGGGCCCAGCAACGCGAAAAAGTCGCCCTGCTCCACCTGTAAATCTATCCCTTTCACGGCTTCAACGCCGTTGCTGTAGACCTTACGCAGGCCAGATATATTTAATGCCTTTGTCATCTTATTGTTTTTCCTCACATCCCCATGTTGTTGCTTTCACTTGTTTGTACCGATACGCTGTTTAACCGAGCGGCATCAATCACCATAGCCCCAGCGTTTCGCCAGCTGATGCTCGATACCTAAGTGGTCTAAAATACGCGCCACCATAAAATCGACGAGCTCCTCGATGCTTTGTGGCTGGTGATAAAACCCGGGCGCCGCAGGCATAATAGTGACCCCCAGGCGGCTCAGTTTGAGCATATTCTCCAGATGAATGGCACTGAACGGTGTTTCTCTGGGCACCAGGATCAGTTCACCGCGCTCTTTGATCACCACATCTGCCGCGCGCTCTAACAGGTTATCGGACGCGCCCATGGCAATGGCCGACACACTGCCCGCGCTGCACGGACAGACCACCATTTTCTTCGGCGCCGCAGAGCCCGACGCCACCGGACTGAACCAGTTGTCTTTGCCAAACACCTGGATCTGCCCTGCCCTGGCCTGATAGAGCTCACTGAGCTGCGCTGTGGCTTTGTCTTCGTTGCCAGATAACTTGATGTTAGATTCGGTGTCCAGCACCACTCGCGCCGCACTGGAGATCAGCACATACACCTGATAATCCAGCGCTACCAGCACTTCGAGTAAACGCAATCCGTAAGGTGCGCCCGATGCGCCGCTAAATGCCAGCGTAATGGCTGACTTAAATTGTGACATAACTTTATGACCTCTTTTCGCGCAGTGCACTTAACACTGCGGTATGGATCCCATTAAACCCACCATTGCTCATGATCAAGACATGCTCACCCGGCTTTGCTTTGGCCGCCACCGCCGCTACGATGTCATCTGTGTTGTGATAACAGTCATAGCCTGCCTGCTTAGCAGCGTCTTGTAATGACCAGCTCAAATTGGGCGGCTCAAACAGCATCACCTCATCGGCCGTCGCCAGTGAACTCATCAGGGTTTGCTGATGAACACCCATTTTCATGGTGTTGGAGCGAGGCTCCAGAATCGCGGTGATACGGGCATCGCCCACTTTGGCGCGTAACCCAGCCAAAGTGGTTTCAATGGCCGTGGGGTGATGTGCAAAATCGTCATATACACACACACCGTTTACCTCTCCCAGCAATTCCATGCGTCGCTTGGGCGAGATAAATTCACCAAGCGCCTCAATGCTGACAGACACAGGAATCCCCACATGACGGGCAGCCGCAATGGCCATCAGGGCATTTTTCACGTTATGCACACCAATGGCCTGCCAGCTCACCGTGCCCTGACTTTCGTTATTCAGTAACACCTCAAACTGGCTGCCATCGGCTTTACACAGGCGGTAATCCCAGTCACCACCCAGGGTTTCTTGCAGGCTCCAGAAGCCTTTGTCTATCACTTCACACAGGGGTTTATCCGTTGCCGGGTAAATCGCTTTACCCTGCGCAGGTAAGGTACGAAGTAAATGGTGGAACTGGGTCTGAATGGCGGCCAGATCAGCAAAAATATCGGCGTGATCGAACTCCAGGTTATTCATGATCAGGGTGCGCGGCAGGTAATGAACAAACTTACTGCGCTTATCAAAAAACGCTGTGTCGTATTCATCGGCCTCAATGACAAAAAACGGGGTATCACTGGTGCGTGCCGACACCCCAAAATTTTGCACTATGCCACCAATCAGAAAACCCGGGCGTAATCCTGCATATTCCAGCAACCAGGCCAGCATACTGGCGGTGGTGGTTTTACCATGCGTACCCGCTACCGCCAGTACCCAGCTGTTTTGTAACACGTGATGTTTTAGCCATTCGGGGCCTG is a window of Pseudoalteromonas sp. R3 DNA encoding:
- a CDS encoding GGDEF domain-containing protein — encoded protein: MNKRNFALKALSLTWIVIGFVIFVASLSAYVLYTYHQTRSTIIKGIDQKLLMAARSTQLILGDDYHDRLNEVSSEEYRHKSAQLSQLAQHLGVEYVYAMIYDAPSVRFSASSYTQNDVLQDKVTRKLDLYAEATAVNKSAFRSTQPLYEVSQDKWGHFKTIFIPYVTRDGRVYLTGADIKTSHIQTELAKSVKEALFTACFFFAIALLVAGMYLLILRKTLTTDARTGFPNRLALEQDLAKSPNQHLSLAIVAIKELEEIVSFYGTDVGDEIMRKVMTHFSEFTVPFKVYRLATAKLVLLSDANKGEHYLSSLINEFPTTTPILQDPHLYIQVTAGIASGNKRLLLENAFIACRQAQQKQQRVCLYGQDPTQIKTIQESHIAIAKTVQSAFEQHRILPYFTPRMGTQSKVVEQYHCTPRVLTEQGLILRPDSFSDVIRHSRLSSQLTKVMLELCTAHFRKSHHAWSMQLSWQDLADPQMMEFIFAQLRRYPQPAKITFELEEQEVIEHFADMRVYINVLKSKGVNIMVASSNSGLLTISRVLKLTIDSVKLTSSVIEQLGEDTELHEYIEHIAKLCHERQIALLVDGVQSKYQLEQLLDCNVKLVEGSLIGTPGPHIHISSDNLSKGLQASA
- a CDS encoding SAM-dependent methyltransferase — translated: MSDANSRSITSNQAGLHEKLDEVVQKHLNTPFKKPIAAHTQQAFEQVNEKVQAFDGPIILDSCCGVGESTANLAKLHPDALVIGIDKSEHRLEKHDIEYKQTEAGQYILVQADLNDFWRLACEANWQPTHHYLLYPNPWPKAKHLQRRWHGAAVFPYIVELGGRLELRSNWSIYVEEFARSLELAGKEAEVSAYESDTAMTPFERKYWASGQQSTRLIAQL
- a CDS encoding ABC transporter permease yields the protein MLNYGVALKSIWIKECIRFLRIWVQTLVPPAITMTLYFVIFGSLIGSRIGEMGGFSYMEFIVPGLIMMSVITNSYSNVASSFYSTKFQKSIEELLVAPVPNYIIVLGYMGGGMARGMLVGLIVTLVSLLFVDIQIHNLAVIVLTVLLTSAVFALGGLINAVFANSFDDISIIPTFVLTPLTYLGGVFYSITLLPEFWQGVSQINPIIYMVNAFRYGFLGVSDVDITLAFGVLIGFISVLFAVALNLIKRGVGLRH
- a CDS encoding ABC transporter ATP-binding protein, with translation MTKALNISGLRKVYSNGVEAVKGIDLQVEQGDFFALLGPNGAGKSTTIGVISSLVNKTAGQVEVFGHSIDTDLEAAKSHLGLVPQEFNFNQFETLNQILVNQAGYYGVPRALAHERAEKYLKQLGLLDKKDKQARTLSGGMKRRLMIARALMHEPKLLILDEPTAGVDIELRRSMWDFLREINAQGITIILTTHYLEEAELLCRNIAIIDQGKIVEHTTIKALLAKLDKETFVLDLKAPINPVKLEGYEYTLTDDHTLEVEVAKSQGLNGVFTQLNEQGNTVLSMRNKANRLEELFVGLLEQGRSE
- a CDS encoding flavin prenyltransferase UbiX, whose product is MSQFKSAITLAFSGASGAPYGLRLLEVLVALDYQVYVLISSAARVVLDTESNIKLSGNEDKATAQLSELYQARAGQIQVFGKDNWFSPVASGSAAPKKMVVCPCSAGSVSAIAMGASDNLLERAADVVIKERGELILVPRETPFSAIHLENMLKLSRLGVTIMPAAPGFYHQPQSIEELVDFMVARILDHLGIEHQLAKRWGYGD
- the mpl gene encoding UDP-N-acetylmuramate:L-alanyl-gamma-D-glutamyl-meso-diaminopimelate ligase, whose product is MHIHILGICGTFMGGIAAIAKSLGHKVTGSDQNVYPPMSTQLESLGIELTQGYDPAQLDPAPDMVVIGNAMSRGNACVEYVLERGLPYTSGPEWLKHHVLQNSWVLAVAGTHGKTTTASMLAWLLEYAGLRPGFLIGGIVQNFGVSARTSDTPFFVIEADEYDTAFFDKRSKFVHYLPRTLIMNNLEFDHADIFADLAAIQTQFHHLLRTLPAQGKAIYPATDKPLCEVIDKGFWSLQETLGGDWDYRLCKADGSQFEVLLNNESQGTVSWQAIGVHNVKNALMAIAAARHVGIPVSVSIEALGEFISPKRRMELLGEVNGVCVYDDFAHHPTAIETTLAGLRAKVGDARITAILEPRSNTMKMGVHQQTLMSSLATADEVMLFEPPNLSWSLQDAAKQAGYDCYHNTDDIVAAVAAKAKPGEHVLIMSNGGFNGIHTAVLSALREKRS